CAACGTAAAAGTCATCGTGTAGGGGTTTTCCTGATAGGATACGTGGAAAGCGGGAGCGGTTTTTTGTGGTGTTTCCCCCCACTCCTCGTTACCTTGGGTAAAGTTGATCACAATTTGCTCGGCATCTTTTTCCTTCTTGAACGTAATTGGCTTGATGTTGCTTCCGTCCGTTCTTTCGCCGCCATTGGCATACCCGCTATTAAACTGCAATACCTTCACAAGGCTTCCTAGAAACGGTACATTTTCCGCAGCAACAACGAAACCCGGCAACGTGTTGACGGCAACTCCGAATAATAAAAACATGGCCGCGACTCCGCCAAGTCCTTTCATCAAAATTCTGCTTGTTTTATTTTTCATTCGTCCTACTCCCTTATTCCGTGATGATAATTCCGCATTGCCCTTTGCTTTAGCTGATTGGATTACAGCATCCAGCTCCTTCGGTATTTCGATGCTTTCATAGCTCTGTTTCAGTTCATTTAATTGATTGTTCAAGATGTTCAACCTCCTGCAAATCAATTTTTAATTTTTGAAGTCCCCGATAGAGACGCGACTTAACAGTACTTACGGGCACGTCCAATATTTCTGCTACGGACTCCAGCGTCATATCCTC
This is a stretch of genomic DNA from Brevibacillus laterosporus DSM 25. It encodes these proteins:
- a CDS encoding DUF4179 domain-containing protein, which translates into the protein MNNQLNELKQSYESIEIPKELDAVIQSAKAKGNAELSSRNKGVGRMKNKTSRILMKGLGGVAAMFLLFGVAVNTLPGFVVAAENVPFLGSLVKVLQFNSGYANGGERTDGSNIKPITFKKEKDAEQIVINFTQGNEEWGETPQKTAPAFHVSYQENPYTMTFTLDGVRWFDNQTFEELKKSDLVADAYRLITLDDSSDRFVFVFKSPVKYEVKEYSNPAQIILNLSKDHQVQEKTVYSIRTAAYPLGEKLALIEEGLIEEKGVRILKDSENMFYIEVGLFENMEEANQKVSEISEKYGSTFKEEYGMELNVFVEKRGK